Below is a window of 'Nostoc azollae' 0708 DNA.
GCACCTGCACCGTTATAGCAATTTTCCTTATCAGCCCAAACTGGACCTGCAATGTCTAAGTGTGCCCAAGGAGTATCCTTAACAAACTGTTTGAGGAATAAAGCCGCAGTAATAGAACCACCATAACGGGGTCCAGTATTTTTCATGTCAGCAATACCCGATTTCAGCCCTTCAAAATATTTCTCTTCCATTGGTAGCCGCCAAAGTTTCTCACCTGCTGATTCTGAGGCGGTTTGCAGTTGGGAAGCTACAGCATCATCAGGTGTAAATAAACCGGCGATATCGTCACCCAAGGCAACTACACAAGCACCTGTAAGAGTAGCTAAATCAACGATCGCATCTACTCCCAATTTATCGGCATATACCAAGGCATCAGCCAAGGTTAAACGGCCTTCAGCATCGGTGTTGTTGACTTCGATTGTTTTACCATTGGAAGCGGTGAGGATATCTCCTGGGCGCATAGCGCGACCGCTAATCATGTTTTCCGTAACGGCTGAGATAAAGTGAACTTCCACATCTGGTTTTAGCTGACCAATGGCTTTAGCTGCACCAAGAGTAGCAGCAGCACCACCCATGTCAATTTTCATGGTTTCAATGCCGCTACCAGCACCTTTAATATTCAAACCACCGGAGTCAAAGGTTAAACCTTTACCAATAATGGCGAGTTTGCGCTTGGGTGTGGTAGCTGGTTTGTAAATCAGGTGAATAAACTTAGGTGGTAAATCAGAAGCTTGGGCAACTCCTAAAAATGCACCCATGCCTAGTTTTTCACATTCTTCTTGTTCCAGAATTTCCAGATGTAAACCGTGATCTTTAGCTATGGCTTTGGCAGTTTCTGCCATGGTAATGGGTGTAACAGCATTTGCTGGGGCTGCTACTAACTGCCTAGCCAAAATCACACCAGAAACAATTTGTTCTGCACGGGTAATAGCTGCTTCTTGTCCCCCTAACCCGAGTAAATCAATAGTTTCGATGGGGGGATTTTTATCTTCCGGTTCTGATTTGAAACGAATGTCTTGGTAAAGTGCCAGTTGTGTACCTTCTGCAATAGCTTGGCCTGTAGCTGCTTGGTCATTGTTCCAAACAGGTAAACTGATGGCTAGAGTTTTGGTTTTTTGCTTTTTAGCAGTCCGCGCTACTGTAGCCGCAAGACAGCGTAAAGTTTCTAATTTCAGCGCGTCAGGTTTACCTAAACCAACTAAAATTACCTTCCGCACTGGATGACCAGCACCTACCCGTGCAACTATAGTGCTATTAGCTTTACCTGTAAATTCTTCTTCAGCAATCAGTTCTTTTAACAGGCCGCCCAAGTTATCATTTAAAATTGCCAAATCCCCTGTTAAGTCTACTGCGTCTTCAAATAAGCCAACTGCTAAAGTATCACCAGTCCAATCTAATAAAGCTGTATTTGTAGGTTGAATCGTCATTTTTGTAATGTTCTGTAAACCTTCCTTACTTGTACCAGTATTGCTCAAAATCTTCGGGGTGTGGGGATTGTTGATTGAGGATAGGGGGAGATGAGGGAGATGAGAAGAATATTTATTGTTAAAAACTCTCTTGATGAAAATACAGCCATGAGAGAAATTGCTTACATCATGGATTGACTAATTCCTGGATTGTATTTATAGCTACCAAAAATACATATTCGTATTGGTGGTGCTGTTCCTGATGATCAACCTTATATATATATCCAGGTAAAATTCACTGTCACGCAGGAATAGCTTTAGTGTTACCGGGGTACAAGATGTTTACAAGCTATCAGGGTATTTATGACTGATACACATTCACATTCTTTGCGTTTTTGCGCGAAACCTTGCTCAAAATCATTCCCATCAAAGCCAACTACATACAAGAGTATAATAATACCAGTAAAAGGGATGATTATAGTTGACATTCTTAAGCAAAGCTAACTGTGTCAGACGTAGCGATTCGGCTCTGTTAATATTAGGTTGTCCTAAATGCTGATAAAATTCTTTATTGAACGTAACGCTGGCTTCGTTGTCTAGATCCCACAAACTTGCGAGCGCTCAAAATATTTGAATAAATAACTGCGACTGTTTTGTCTTCGGTACCAATTACTTTGTTTTTAGTATCAATTAGTTACTTCGTCTAATTATAATTTGCTATCTTCACAGGCTTGTTGTAAAAAGTTTTGCAATTTACTTGTAAAGCTTCGAAAACTTGACCAGCTTGTTTGAGATTTCCCTTTGTGGCAGATGGAGATTGCAACAACAAATCTACCAAACGGCGATATAGAGGTTCAGCACTTTCACGGAAGGAAAACTGTACATCTGCATTGGTAGCAACCAAAATCACCCGGGTGATTAGTTGTGTATTAAAAGGTTCTATCTAAACAGTAATAGCACTGTTAAGGTTTGGCTTTTGCGAGCAACAAGTGTCACCTTGACGGAAAATACGTCCCATTTGCCACTGCCAAAGATAGGCGATATCTTCTGCTTGAATAGACTGGGACAAGTTCAAGGCTTTATCAGTCAGATTTTGGGCAATAGACCATTGTTGAGTTAATTCATACAGGTGTGCTAAATTACCTAACACAAAAGATTGCGATCGCACATCTTGTAATTGTTCCCCTTACTGCCAAGATGATAAGGCATCTTCCGCCTTTCCCGGTGTCAATTGCAAACTACCTTTAACATCCCAAACTTGGGCCCAAACCATTAAGCTCAATTACTTTCTTATAA
It encodes the following:
- a CDS encoding leucyl aminopeptidase, giving the protein MTIQPTNTALLDWTGDTLAVGLFEDAVDLTGDLAILNDNLGGLLKELIAEEEFTGKANSTIVARVGAGHPVRKVILVGLGKPDALKLETLRCLAATVARTAKKQKTKTLAISLPVWNNDQAATGQAIAEGTQLALYQDIRFKSEPEDKNPPIETIDLLGLGGQEAAITRAEQIVSGVILARQLVAAPANAVTPITMAETAKAIAKDHGLHLEILEQEECEKLGMGAFLGVAQASDLPPKFIHLIYKPATTPKRKLAIIGKGLTFDSGGLNIKGAGSGIETMKIDMGGAAATLGAAKAIGQLKPDVEVHFISAVTENMISGRAMRPGDILTASNGKTIEVNNTDAEGRLTLADALVYADKLGVDAIVDLATLTGACVVALGDDIAGLFTPDDAVASQLQTASESAGEKLWRLPMEEKYFEGLKSGIADMKNTGPRYGGSITAALFLKQFVKDTPWAHLDIAGPVWADKENCYNGAGATGFGVRTLVNWVLS
- a CDS encoding CHAT domain-containing protein, translated to MWDLDNEASVTFNKEFYQHLGQPNINRAESLRLTQLALLKNVNYNHPFYWYYYTLVCSWL